The following coding sequences are from one Helicoverpa zea isolate HzStark_Cry1AcR chromosome 4, ilHelZeax1.1, whole genome shotgun sequence window:
- the LOC124629547 gene encoding uncharacterized protein LOC124629547, with protein sequence MREQLVSSQGRRRADAPAPLLAEQVVLAPHGGRAMRARAWSWWAALLLGAVRARELDPAACAPRFDVQRDKIIRTEESRDMGARYLSELDVGARAECLRLCCETDACDVFVYEEKGPGSCYLFNCGPPEDFRCKFTAHSNFSSGVLAISRRLAELQDQERLAHHEQELANLRSGAATSTARTTPASTAPPAPAPPPPAAPAPTPAPSARCSRYQFACRRGGECIAVYNACDGVPQCADGSDEAPELGCPPARAPPTTAPPPKLPQAAAGPTAPPVGYGELDAHSAGAEARFRAGDAAGLLQAAPEPAADVPERWPHRLAQAQPQHRYNEGGASSHIFSHKGGLLQEPDSGAQFPAFEPPAPWPRRAWPPPPGGAALEGAAERGWGYWPEPDPRRAWPVPRADQEMPVYIPPKTMPEIPVVYSSQQQTLRDSPKKGFELLKKEASEAPPPERHNSSAANVTRDKSVPASKPAEAEKAVAAAAHVHFPADEHDGLSEHPPAAMMLLVLGLFMLTAMLGMLTCRARAAMRRRRGRGKSPFAHDADYLVNGMYL encoded by the exons ATGCGAGAGCAATTAGTCAGCAGCCAGGGTCGGCGCCGCGCCGACGCGCCCGCTCCGCTGCTCGCAGAACAAGTGGTCCTGGCGCCGCACGGAGGCCGCGCGATGCGCGCGCGGGCGTGGTCGTGGTGGGCGGCGCTGCTGCTGGGCGCCGTGCGCGCGCGGGAGCTGGACCCCGCCGCGTGCGCGCCGCGCTTCGACGTGCAGCGCGACAAGATCATCCGCACGGAGGAGTCGCGCGACATGGGCGCGCGCTACCTGTCCGAGCTGGACGTGGGCGCGCGCGCCGAGTGCCTGCGCCTGTGCTGCGAGACCGACGCCTGCGACGTCTTCGTCTACGAGGAAAAG GGCCCCGGCAGCTGCTACCTGTTCAACTGCGGGCCGCCCGAGGACTTCCGCTGCAAGTTCACGGCGCACAGCAACTTCAGCAGCGGCGTGCTGGCCATCAGCCGGCGCCTGGCGGAGCTGCAGGACCAGGAGCGTCTGGCGCACCACGAGCAGGAGCTCGCCAACCTGAG GAGCGGCGCGGCCACCAGCACGGCGCGCACCACGCCGGCCAGCACCGCgccccccgcgcccgcgccgccgccgcccgccgcgcccgcgcccacGCCTGCAC CCAGCGCGCGCTGCAGCCGCTACCAGTTCGCGTGCAGGCGCGGCGGCGAGTGCATCGCCGTGTACAACGCGTGCGACGGGGTGCCGCAGTGCGCTGACGGCTCGGACGAGGCGCCCGAGCTGGGCTGCCCGCCAGCCCGCGCGCCGCCCACCACCGCGCCGCCGCCCAAGCTGCCTCAGGCGGCAGCCGGGCCCACCGCGCCGCCCGTCGGCTACGGCGAGCTCGACGCTCACTCGGCCGGAGCGGAGGCGCGGTTCCGCGCGGGCGACGCCGCCGGGCTGCTGCAGGCCGCGCCGGAGCCGGCGGCCGACGTGCCGGAGCGCTGGCCGCACCGGCTGGCGCAGGCGCAGCCACAGCACCGGTATAACG AGGGAGGAGCGAGCTCGCACATCTTCAGCCACAAGGGCGGGCTGCTGCAGGAGCCGGACAGCGGCGCGCAGTTCCCGGCGTTCGAGCCGCCCGCGCCCTGGCCGCGCCGCGCCTGGCCGCCGCCGCCCG GCGGCGCGGCGCTGGAGGGCGCGGCGGAGCGCGGCTGGGGCTACTGGCCCGAGCCCGACCCGCGCCGCGCCTGGCCCGTGCCGCGCGCTGACCAG GAGATGCCAGTGTACATCCCCCCGAAGACCATGCCGGAGATCCCGGTGGTGTACTCCAGCCAGCAGCAGACGCTACGCGACAGCCCTAAGAAGGGCTTCGAGCTGCTGAAGAAGGAGGCGTCCGAGGCGCCGCCGCCCGAGCGCCACAACTCCAGCGCCGCCAACGTCACGCGCGACAAG AGTGTGCCGGCGAGCAAGCCGGCGGAGGCGGAGAaggcggtggcggcggcggcgcacgTGCACTTCCCGGCGGACGAGCACGACGGGCTCAGCGAGCACCCGCCCGCCGCCATGATGCTGCTCGTGCTGG GGCTGTTCATGCTGACGGCGATGCTGGGCATGCTGACGTGCCGCGCGCGGGCGGCCATGCGGCGCCGGCGCGGCCGCGGCAAGTCGCCCTTCGCTCACGACGCCGACTACCTTGTCAACGGCATGTACTTGTAG
- the LOC124629553 gene encoding protein phosphatase 1 regulatory subunit 14B — protein MECGVAAGGYSAPPAHPALSPTERSPAKSGLHVNFSDKGEVKERREKFLTAKYGSHQMALIRKRLAVEMWLYDELQKLYDTPKDSGGGSGGGGATGAASSQEVEVDIDELLDMDSDELRRRHLTILLADAKKPQKDVHKFINDLLEKAKTL, from the exons ATGGAGTGCGGCGTGGCGGCGGGCGGCTACTCCGCGCCCCCCGCGCACCCCGCGCTCTCGCCCACCGAGCGCTCGCCCGCCAAGTCGGGGCTGCACGTGAACTTCAGCGACAAGGGCGAG GTGAAGGAGCGGCGCGAGAAGTTCCTCACGGCTAAATACGGCAGCCACCAGATGGCGTTGATCCGCAAGCGACTCGCTGTCGAGATGTGGCTGTACGACGAGCTGCAGAAGCTCTACGACACGCCG AAAGATAGCGGCGGAGGGAGCGGAGGGGGCGGCGCGACGGGCGCGGCGAGCTCGCAGGAGGTGGAGGTGGACATCGACGAGCTGCTGGACATGGACAGCGACGAGCTCCGCCGCAGACACCTCACG attTTACTAGCGGATGCCAAAAAACCACAAAAAGATGTACAC